The genomic DNA TCTCTTTTCGCAAAAAACTAAACTCAGGTAGCTTAAACGGAAGTTTTATCTCATTTTCATTACCGCTATGGATCTCGTCAAATTCTTTACCCTTTTTACTAATGAGTTTTGTAAATTCCACAAAATACTTACCACCATTTTCATAAACCATTCCAAGCTCATTTTGACCTAAATTTATATCTGACCCAATCGGTGCCATTATCTCATAAGCTTCATTTGGTGATATTTTAAATTTGGTTTTAAAATACTCGCCGTCTTCACTTATAGCATGAACTTGATGAGTGCCCTCTTCTATGCTAGAAATATGATTTTGAGTATTTGATCTCTCATAAGGTTTATGTATCAAATATCCATCGCTAAATCCGCGATTTTTTAATGTATTGAGCTCGGCTTCATATACAGATGGTTCGAATTTACCGTTTATCGCATCATCGATAGCCATTCTGTAAGCTCTTGTCGTACAAGCAGCGTAATACTCACTTTTTGTGCGACCTTCTATCTTTAAGCTATCGATCGCTCCGGTTTTTATAATCTTTTCTATATGAACGGCTAAATTTAGATCTTTTGAGTTCATTATATGAGTTCCACTCTCGTCTTCTTCCAATCTAAATAAAGCTCCGTTATCTTCACTTTTAGCATACAATTCATACTTGAACCTACAGTCATTCGCACAACTTCCGCGGTTACTAAAACGTCCGCTTTGCACAGCAGATATCAAACAACGTCCAGAGTATGCAAAACACATAGAGCCGTGACAAAAAATTTCTATTTCAAGACTAGGAATTTTTTCTTTTATTAAAACTGCGTCTTTTAA from Campylobacter fetus subsp. fetus includes the following:
- a CDS encoding peptidase U32 family protein translates to MKKPELLSPAGNLTKLKIALNYGADAVYASVGSFSLRQRSAKEFNLESFEEGVRLAHKHNAKFYATINGFPFNGQIEPLKRHIKTVSSFGVDAFIIATPGVMSLAKEIAPDIEVHLSTQANVMNYLDASIYHQMGASRIVAAREMSLKDAVLIKEKIPSLEIEIFCHGSMCFAYSGRCLISAVQSGRFSNRGSCANDCRFKYELYAKSEDNGALFRLEEDESGTHIMNSKDLNLAVHIEKIIKTGAIDSLKIEGRTKSEYYAACTTRAYRMAIDDAINGKFEPSVYEAELNTLKNRGFSDGYLIHKPYERSNTQNHISSIEEGTHQVHAISEDGEYFKTKFKISPNEAYEIMAPIGSDINLGQNELGMVYENGGKYFVEFTKLISKKGKEFDEIHSGNENEIKLPFKLPEFSFLRKEI